GCGTTCCGTCTCCAGTTGGAAGAGTTCATCCTTGAGCGCTTCCAGCAAAAGCGCGGAGCGGTCGCGCGCCACGGGCGGAAACCCCGCGCCCGGAGTCGCCGAAAAGCCCGCAGCGGGAGCGGCAGCCGCGGCGCCGGCAGAGCGGTTCCACACAAAGAACGCGCCCATGGCCAGCAGCAGGGTCAACCCGCCGAGGAATTGCCAGCGATACTCATGCAGCGGGTCGGGAGTATCGATGGGACGGCCCAGGCCGCCACCCGGACGGCCCGCAGCTTCTTCTCCGCCCCCGCCTCCACCCGCCGGGGCGGCCCCCTGAGCGAGCGGCTTCGTTTCTCCGGTGCCCTGGGCCTGGGCCTCGCGCGGCATCACGCCCACGCCCGAGAGGTGGAAGCCGGGCTCGGCGCCGGGACGCGCGCTGGTCGCCACTTGCACGTTGGCCCCGGTCTCTTCCGGCATGGCCTGGAAGGCGCCCTCGCCCGCGTTCGAGCGGAAGCGCATGGAGGGCGGCACCATCACCACCATGTGCTCGGTGGGCATCGCCAGCCGCGGCTGAAAGTCGGCCTCGCCGGAATAGGGCAGGCGATAGGAGACCTGGAAGCGCGTCTCGCCCGGCCGCAGCGGGAAGACGAAGGCGTAGCGGTTCTTCTCGCCCGTGGGCACGGGAGCGGAGTTCACCGGCATCCCTCCCGTGCTCATGGCAGTCGAGGCCTGGATCTCGGCGCCCGCGGGCAGGAAGATCTCAAAGCTGCGCTGGCTCATCTGCGTCCGCGGCGGCTGCGAGTTGTTGCTGATGCCGTAGAGCTCGGTGACCTGGAGCGAGGAGGAATCAGCCTCGAAGCGCAGCACCTCCACGATGGCGCGCACGCCTTCGACCTTGGCGGCCGCGTCGTAGACCTCCACCTCCACCGACTGCGTCCCCGGAGGCGCGGTCTTGTGGTAGTTCACCTTCTGGTGGTTCACGCGGATCAGGTGCGGCGTCGCGGCGTCGTCCACGGTGAGGCGGAAGCGGCCCTGGGAGTCGGTTTTGGCGCGTCCCACTTCGTCCATGCCGCTCGCCATGTTCAGCAGGACCACATCGTCCCCGGCGGCCGGCTTGCCGGTGGTGGCGTTGCGGACGGTCCCAGTGATCTCCGCGGCCCAAGCGGCGGTGGAGAACGCCGCCAACAGGAGCGCGGCGTGAAATGTCTCTTTCAGGATCACCTGTAGGCTGCCTCCGGTTCCAAAGCTTCCAGCTCCTGGATCTCCGCCAGGACGCCCGCCGCCTCGCCCTCAAGCCCGGAGCGCATCTCCAGGTAATCGGACTCGGGGAATTTCCCCGCCTTGTACTCGAAGTTCAGGTCGCGCAGGTTCTCGTACACCACTTCCTTGCGCTCGCGCAGGTAGGTGAGGCGGGTCTTGCCGGGGGCGTGCTCCACCGGCCCGCTCATGTAGAAGACGTAATACAGGAGCGCGGCGGTCAGGAAGAGGCTGGCGGCGAGAATCATAGCTCGGTCTCCCGGCGGGCGCGCAGCCGCATCGCTTCCAGCTCCGGTGAAGCCGAGGCCGGAGTGGCGGCGGGGGCGCGCTGCTTCCAGCGCAGCACCACCAGCACCGCGAATCCCATGGCGGAGAAGAAGACGGCGAAAGGCATCACCCAGGCCACCAGGTTGAAGCCAGTGGCAGGAGGCGCGGCCAGCACCGTCGGCCCATACTTCTGCACGAAGGCCTGCAGCACCAGGTCGTCGGAGTCGCCGCGGGTGAGCGCCATAGAGAGCTCGTCCCGCATGCGGTCGGAGTAGGTGCAGCCCACGTGGTTGCACGCCAGCAGGATCTGGTGGCAGCCGCAGGCGCACATCATCTTGTTCCCCAGCTTGTTGAAGCGCGCATCGTCGCCCGCGCCCATCAACAGGATCGCGACCAGACTGACTGCAATCAACTGGAGGCTACGCCGCACCACCGAAGCCTTCATCAGTCGCCTCCCGGCCGCGACCCGGCGGCTACTGCCGCCGCCGCTGCCAGCTCCGCCGCGGGCGCGTTGTGCCGCAGTGCCACTGCCTGGAGGTTGGGCACCAGCGCCACCAGCGTCCCGAAGACCACGATGTACACG
The nucleotide sequence above comes from Terriglobales bacterium. Encoded proteins:
- a CDS encoding carboxypeptidase regulatory-like domain-containing protein — protein: MILKETFHAALLLAAFSTAAWAAEITGTVRNATTGKPAAGDDVVLLNMASGMDEVGRAKTDSQGRFRLTVDDAATPHLIRVNHQKVNYHKTAPPGTQSVEVEVYDAAAKVEGVRAIVEVLRFEADSSSLQVTELYGISNNSQPPRTQMSQRSFEIFLPAGAEIQASTAMSTGGMPVNSAPVPTGEKNRYAFVFPLRPGETRFQVSYRLPYSGEADFQPRLAMPTEHMVVMVPPSMRFRSNAGEGAFQAMPEETGANVQVATSARPGAEPGFHLSGVGVMPREAQAQGTGETKPLAQGAAPAGGGGGGEEAAGRPGGGLGRPIDTPDPLHEYRWQFLGGLTLLLAMGAFFVWNRSAGAAAAAPAAGFSATPGAGFPPVARDRSALLLEALKDELFQLETERHQGKISAAEYEQAKAALDQTIQRAVTRRKRDS
- a CDS encoding cytochrome c-type biogenesis protein CcmH codes for the protein MKASVVRRSLQLIAVSLVAILLMGAGDDARFNKLGNKMMCACGCHQILLACNHVGCTYSDRMRDELSMALTRGDSDDLVLQAFVQKYGPTVLAAPPATGFNLVAWVMPFAVFFSAMGFAVLVVLRWKQRAPAATPASASPELEAMRLRARRETEL